In Helianthus annuus cultivar XRQ/B chromosome 8, HanXRQr2.0-SUNRISE, whole genome shotgun sequence, a single genomic region encodes these proteins:
- the LOC110869819 gene encoding uncharacterized protein LOC110869819 yields MTVVMPKKELETKEPVKKKNAGYVKEVVTYMVMDDLVVKPMSTISSITLINKFGVKDLSQLEEKTVSFGKDEGLKLLEASLKTKKVLTTIFMH; encoded by the exons ATGACAGTCGTAATGCCAAAGAAAGAGTTAGAAACAAAGGAACCGGTTAAGAAAAAGAATGCAGGGTATGTAAAGGAAGTGGTGACTTATATGGTGATGGATGATTTAGTGGTGAAACCAATGTCCACCATTTCTAGCATTACCCTCATTAATAAGTTTGGTGTGAAGGATCTGAGTCAACTTGAAGAAAAGACTGTTTCTTTTGGAAAAGATGAG GGTCTGAAGCTCTTGGAGGCATCTCTGAAGACCAAGAAAGTGCTGACAACTATCTTTATGCATTAA